GTCTACGCCCCTTAAAAAAGGAACTTTTTAGGGAGATTTTCAATGCCGAAGGAGTGCTATCTTTAGCAGCCCTTGAGTTAGCAGAGAAAATGCCAGATCTCAAGCGGGAGTTCGTTTCCATATCCTATAATGGACGCCCAGATGCGGGAAGCTGTAGATACCAGGTAAAACTTTCTTCGGGAGAGGTGCGGGCAGTGAGCCCCGGAGAGAAAATTTTCTTACGAGCAAAGCGGGAGGGAAAGGCTTTTTCTTATCATTTCTCCGATGCCCCGGGAAGTTTATGGGTGCAGTGTGCTCCGGCACTTCATGGTAGCAGCGTAGAAGTTCAAGTGTTTTTTCTAGACTCCGCAGGAAAAAGAGTGACAACGCCGTCTGATAGGATGAAGTTTTCCTTGCCAACAACGGGGGACTCCACAGGAATAGCTTGGGAAATTAATGGAGATCGAGTGGATGCCAGCTTTGGCGTTAAGCAGCAGATGCGTAGGCTCGGGAAAGACTTGTTTTTAGTTGTTCATGGAGGAGCAGAGTATGCTGTTCCTGCTGCTAAAGAGCGTTTTGATTTTCGAGCATCAAAGGGGGAACGTTACTCTCAGTATCTGGCTCAGGGAGATTGGTTGTTTTGGGATGGAGATAAGTGGGTTCCCCGAGGACTCTTTATGGGAGATTCTACAAAAGCGCCTCTACTAGAAGTAAAGAGGTTAGAGGAGAAGACTGCCGTTTTCGATATTTGGAATGTCGGAGGAACGGTTAAACAGTCCATCACGCTGCTGAGATATCAAACCTCCGCTATGGAGGTTTCAGAGGCTATCAGGGAACTTTCTTTTGTAGGGATGAAATCTTGGTCTACAGCGATAGTTGTTTTTCAAGACGACGTAGCAACACGTACGGTTGTACGCCCAGATGATTGGTTTATTCGTAGGGAATGTGGCTGGGTGAAGCTTTCTTCTCCGGAAGATGTAGAGGAGTATGTTGTTGGAGGCTTAGAGGGGCCCTTGCTTGTAGTAGAAGGTATTGTAAAAGAAGATGCTGGGTTCGTGCTTAAAGGGCATCTTTTCAATTCCAATAGAACCGTTTTAGAGAATATAGCTATCCCTATGAAAAGAGAATCTCTTCCTTCTGAAGAATATTCAAGGGGGGCGTCATTGCAAGTGAAAGACACGGTCTCTGTAGAAAAATCTGGAGAAAATGAGCGATGAAAAAACGAAAGAGTTTATGTTTTGCCGTGGTCGCTGCAATGCTTTTTTCCCAAGAGAATGGCTTAGAAGGACTTACTATTGCAGAGAAAAAGAGTTCTTTTCAAAGGAAGGAAAGCGTTTCTTCTGATAGGGCTATCAAGAGTGGAGTAAATTCCTTCAACAAGGAAATTAAAGATCTCAATCAAGCTCTGGCTTTGTTATATGCAAATGTTTGGGAACAAAAAAGACTTGGGGCTTCAGAAGATTCTTTGCTGCATTTTGTAGACGAAATAGCTGAAGTTAAGAGCAGGATACAAACTCTTCAAGCTTTGTGGGTAGAAGAAATGAGAGATTTGGAAGGGGATGGCGAAGGGTATGTCCTTTGGCATCAACCAGATGCTTCTGTCTACAATTTAGTGGCGGATTATGGCGGTGAAGGGAAGATCTATCTTATTCCAAAGGATATCGGGTGTATCAAAGTTTCCGCCTTGTCCAGTCTTAGCGTTCCCAAAGAATGCTCAGAGGAATCTTTGGAGCTGGTGCTCAACAGATTAGGAGTAGGTATTCGAGACGTCTCCCCTTTTATTCGAGAGTTGTATCGAATGCAGGATACAGCATTAGCCTCTGTTGCCGGATTGTTCTTTAGTCGCGTGGAGCTAGAATCTCTTCCTACGCAGGCGTATGTAGGCTTCGCTGTTGTTTCTAATAACCCTGATGTGAAAATAGATTCGGAAATTCTTAGCAAATTTTCTAATCCAGAAACTACTCGCATAGAGATTATTGGAGGGCGGCCGTTTATTTTTGGAACGGCAGGGGAAGTTCTGGAACTTCTCAAAATTTATGATTTCATAGCTTCTGACTGCATACAACAAGAAGTCAAATTAATTTCTTTGTCAAAATTGGAAGCAGATGAAATGGTAACCATTTTGAAAGCTGCTTTCAGAGAAGATTTTTCCAAAGATAGTTCGGAAGGAAGTGCGTCTAAACTAAGCGTGGTGCCGCTACAGTATCGAGCAAAGACGCTTTTTCTGAGTGGAAACGCCGGGTTAGTACACAGAGCTACGAAATTGATCAAAGAATTAGAAGACGAAATTGAAAGTCCCTCAGATAAGACGGTCTTTTGGTATAATGTCAAACATTCAGACCCTGAGGAGCTTGCTGCGCTGTTGTCTAGGGTCTACGATGTTTTCAAAGATAAAGAATCTAGTGTAGTCTTTACAGGCGATGAGAAGACTGTGGCTTCTTTGCCTGTAGCAAGAGAAATTCGCGTAGATCCTTTGTCCGCGTCTTCTAAGCAGAAAAATTCTCAGTCTAGAGGGACTCTTTCAGGAAACTTTATCGTGGATGATAAGACTGGAACTCTAATCATGGTCGTGGAAAAAGAAGCCTTGCCACAAATCAAAATGCTTTTGAAAAAGCTCGATGTTCCGAAAAAAATGATTCGCATAGAAGTGCTTCTTTTCGAAAGAAAGCTTTCCAGACAGCATACTGCAGGCTTGAACCTTCTCAGATTGGGAGAAGAAATAGGAAAGAAAAGTTTATCAACGAATATTAGTTTTGATAGATCCAAGGGAATTTTGGAGTTTTTAATAGGAGGGAAAACTTCTTCACCTCTTTTACCTGGATATGATTTGGCTTATCAATTTCTGATGGCTCAGGAAGATGTACGCATAAACGCAAGCCCTTCGGTCATTACTATGAATCAAACACCAGCAACTATCGCTGTTGTTGAAGAGATGTCAATAGCTGTGGCGGCGGATAATAATACATCTCAATATAACAGAGCTCAGTATGGGGTGATGATTAAGATTTTACCTACAGTTAATATAGGGGATATAGAAAGTGACAATGGGAAACATTATATTACCCTAGAAACAGATATCACCTTTGATACTACAGGTAAAAATCACAATGATCGTCCTGATGTAACTAGGCGACATGTTACTAATAGAGTTCGAATTGCTGATGGCGAGACAGTGATTATAGGGGGCCTCCACTGCAAGCACAGTTCTGATTCTAGGGAAGGGATCCCTTTCTTAGGAGATATTCCGGGTATAGGAAAGTTATTTGGGGTGAATGCGTCTACAGAAAACAACACAGAAATGTTTGTTTTTATAACGCCCAAAATTTTAGATGTCGCTTCCAATGAGGAGGAAAATCTTGCGCAGATACAAACTTTAGCCTGTAGACCAGGGGAATGTGATGAATATCGTATTGCGCTAAAGAGTGCAGAGAGGGCGGCAGAACAGAATGCGAAAAGAAATGCTGAAAAACCTCTGGAAGATTCCCTAGATCTAGTCGCTGTGTCAGGCGAGGGTTCAGAGTATGATGGAAGATACTAGTAATAGTGCCCGAGCCTTGTCAACAGAGACAGGAGAGGGTTTGGTTTCTTCTTCTTTGCTGGAAAAGGTCCCTTATCTTTTCCTCAAGAAGCACCTATTATTGATTTTAGAAGAAACTGAGACGGGAGTCCGCGTTGCGACTAGTGATCCCTCAAATTATTCTGCAATAGATCAGTTAAAACTTTTGATAGGAAAACCTATTGTTGTTCAGAAGTCTACCGAAGAGTTTATATTAAAAGGTCTTAGGGAGTTGTACAAGCCCAAGGATGAAGGGGATTCTAAATTTCTTTCTCAAATGGCCCAGACAAAAGTAGAGCACACTGAAAACATAGAGGATCTGCTAGATAAAAAAGGAGAAGATGTCCCCGTCATTAGATTTTTAAATCTAATCTTTAAAGAAGCCATAGAACAAAGAGCCTCGGATATTCATTTTGAACCTACTGATAAAGGAGTCTTAATTCGCTATCGGATAGATGGAATGTTGTATGAAAGACATACTTCTTCAATGGAGTTTAAGGCATCTTTAGTTACCCGCATCAAAGTGCTAGCTAAACTGGATATTGCAGAGAGAAGGCTCCCCCAAGACGGTAGAATAAAGCTCCATATTGGCGGGCGAGAAATTGATATGAGAGTGAGTACCGTTCCCGTTATTAATGGAGAGCGAGTTGTTCTTAGAGTTTTAGATAAGCAAAGTGTCGTGTTGGATGTTGATGCTTTGGGGATGCCCTCAATGGTGAGAGAAAGTTTCAAAGACGTTATTTCTTACCCTGAGGGAATTATTTTGGTTACCGGACCTACGGGAAGTGGAAAAACTACAACGCTATATAGCATCTTGAAACATCTGTCCAGTGGTTTTACCAATATCATGACGATAGAGGACCCTCCCGAGTATAAGTTACCAAATATTTCTCAAATAGCCGTCAAGCCTAAGATTGGTCTCACCTTTTCTCAAGGTTTAAGGCATTTGCTCAGACAGGATCCCGATGTTTTAATGGTGGGTGAAATTCGAGACGCTGAAACGGCAGAAATAGCTATTCAGGCTGCTTTAACAGGGCATTTGGTTGTGAGTACTTTGCACACTAATGACGCCGTGTCGGCTATCCCGCGTTTAGTAGATATGGGTATAGAACCTTACCTACTCTCGGCTACGGTGATAGGTGTTGTGGCTCAAAGGTTGGTACGTCGTATTTGTCCTCACTGCAAAGCGTCTTGCCCTATGGATGAGGTTGCTCGGTCATTCCTGGAGCAGCAGGGAGCAAAAAGCAAAAAGAAATTTTCGACTTTATCCTATGGGCAAGGTTGTGAACTCTGCTTCGGTGTAGGATACAAGCACCGGCATGGAATATATGAATTGTTACGTCCTGATGCGACATTTCGTTCTGAAGTTGCTGCGCGAAGCCCCTACCATGTGTTGAAAGCAACAGCAGAGAAAGGTGGCTTTCGTTCCTTAGTGCATCATGGAGTGGAGTTAGTGCTTTCTGGAGAAACCACAGTAGATGAAGTATTAAGAGTTACTAAAAAATATGATTGAGGGGGAAGAGTAAATGCCTCGGTACGTGTACACCTTCCTCAATAACGAAGAGAAAACAAAGAAAAGTTTTATAGAGGCCTCTTCTCTTAAGGAGGCTAAAGAATATTTGTATCGGCAAGGGCTGATGGTGCTCTCCGTGAAAGAAAAGCGGAGCTGGTTTAAACAATCGCCCAAAGCTCAAGACGTGATAACTTTTTCTCAACAGCTAGCACTTTTGTTAAAATCAGGTCTCCCTCTCTACGAAAGTTTAATTTCTTTAGAAGATCGGTATCAAGGGCAGCCTTTAGGACGTGTTGTGACAACTTTCGCTCGCAGAATTAGAGAAGGCGCTCCTTTATCTGAAGCCATGGAAGAGTTCCCTGAGGTGTTTGATGATTTTTACAGAGGGAATATTGTTGCTGGAGAGGTTGCCGGAGGGTTGGATGAAGTATTAACTCGGTTGGTGATGGTTTTAGAGAGGAGAGCCAAGTTTAAAGGCAGTATAGTTTCAGCTTTAGCTTATCCCTTGACCTTAATGATTTTTTCTTTCGGGGTGATAATTTTTTTCCTTTTAGGAGTCGTTCCTTCTCTGAAAGAGGTATTGGAAAATACTGAGAAAAATACTCTAACGTCATGCGTTTTTGGTTTTAGTGATTTTTGTTGTAAGTATAAAGGATTGTTAGGGATGGGAGGGCTTTCTTTAGTAGGTGTTTTTCTTTGGCTGAGAAGGCGGGTTTCTTTTGCTGTCTATGTCGAAAGGATTGTTATGAGAATCCCTTTCTTGAGGAAAGTGTGTGTTAAAAGTCTTTTAGGAGAGTTTTTCCTTCTTGTCAGCTCTGTATTGAAGGGCGGGAGCTCTTTGATCAAAGGCTTAGAAGTTGGACGGCAAGCAATAGCTTTTCGTTGCATCCGTGAGGATATAAAGGAAGTTACCGAAGCTATTGTTTCCGGAGGAACATTGAGTACAGCTTTACAGTCTAAGGGCTGGGTCCCTAAGCTCGTAATACAAATGACCGCTTTGGGTGAAGAG
This is a stretch of genomic DNA from Chlamydiifrater phoenicopteri. It encodes these proteins:
- a CDS encoding type II secretion system F family protein, giving the protein MPRYVYTFLNNEEKTKKSFIEASSLKEAKEYLYRQGLMVLSVKEKRSWFKQSPKAQDVITFSQQLALLLKSGLPLYESLISLEDRYQGQPLGRVVTTFARRIREGAPLSEAMEEFPEVFDDFYRGNIVAGEVAGGLDEVLTRLVMVLERRAKFKGSIVSALAYPLTLMIFSFGVIIFFLLGVVPSLKEVLENTEKNTLTSCVFGFSDFCCKYKGLLGMGGLSLVGVFLWLRRRVSFAVYVERIVMRIPFLRKVCVKSLLGEFFLLVSSVLKGGSSLIKGLEVGRQAIAFRCIREDIKEVTEAIVSGGTLSTALQSKGWVPKLVIQMTALGEETGELPELLACLGNMYVDDTQKTLNMLATWCQPVILVCLGGVIGFIMLAILLPLTSNVNI
- a CDS encoding secretin N-terminal domain-containing protein, whose protein sequence is MKKRKSLCFAVVAAMLFSQENGLEGLTIAEKKSSFQRKESVSSDRAIKSGVNSFNKEIKDLNQALALLYANVWEQKRLGASEDSLLHFVDEIAEVKSRIQTLQALWVEEMRDLEGDGEGYVLWHQPDASVYNLVADYGGEGKIYLIPKDIGCIKVSALSSLSVPKECSEESLELVLNRLGVGIRDVSPFIRELYRMQDTALASVAGLFFSRVELESLPTQAYVGFAVVSNNPDVKIDSEILSKFSNPETTRIEIIGGRPFIFGTAGEVLELLKIYDFIASDCIQQEVKLISLSKLEADEMVTILKAAFREDFSKDSSEGSASKLSVVPLQYRAKTLFLSGNAGLVHRATKLIKELEDEIESPSDKTVFWYNVKHSDPEELAALLSRVYDVFKDKESSVVFTGDEKTVASLPVAREIRVDPLSASSKQKNSQSRGTLSGNFIVDDKTGTLIMVVEKEALPQIKMLLKKLDVPKKMIRIEVLLFERKLSRQHTAGLNLLRLGEEIGKKSLSTNISFDRSKGILEFLIGGKTSSPLLPGYDLAYQFLMAQEDVRINASPSVITMNQTPATIAVVEEMSIAVAADNNTSQYNRAQYGVMIKILPTVNIGDIESDNGKHYITLETDITFDTTGKNHNDRPDVTRRHVTNRVRIADGETVIIGGLHCKHSSDSREGIPFLGDIPGIGKLFGVNASTENNTEMFVFITPKILDVASNEEENLAQIQTLACRPGECDEYRIALKSAERAAEQNAKRNAEKPLEDSLDLVAVSGEGSEYDGRY
- a CDS encoding GspE/PulE family protein, with amino-acid sequence MMEDTSNSARALSTETGEGLVSSSLLEKVPYLFLKKHLLLILEETETGVRVATSDPSNYSAIDQLKLLIGKPIVVQKSTEEFILKGLRELYKPKDEGDSKFLSQMAQTKVEHTENIEDLLDKKGEDVPVIRFLNLIFKEAIEQRASDIHFEPTDKGVLIRYRIDGMLYERHTSSMEFKASLVTRIKVLAKLDIAERRLPQDGRIKLHIGGREIDMRVSTVPVINGERVVLRVLDKQSVVLDVDALGMPSMVRESFKDVISYPEGIILVTGPTGSGKTTTLYSILKHLSSGFTNIMTIEDPPEYKLPNISQIAVKPKIGLTFSQGLRHLLRQDPDVLMVGEIRDAETAEIAIQAALTGHLVVSTLHTNDAVSAIPRLVDMGIEPYLLSATVIGVVAQRLVRRICPHCKASCPMDEVARSFLEQQGAKSKKKFSTLSYGQGCELCFGVGYKHRHGIYELLRPDATFRSEVAARSPYHVLKATAEKGGFRSLVHHGVELVLSGETTVDEVLRVTKKYD